From the genome of Glycine max cultivar Williams 82 chromosome 2, Glycine_max_v4.0, whole genome shotgun sequence, one region includes:
- the LOC100795441 gene encoding probable inactive patatin-like protein 9 gives MEFSKVTLEIFSKLEHKWLSHCKATNKTRILSIDGGGTTAIVAGEALIYLEDQIRLHTSDPHAQVADFFDIVAGTGIGAILAAMITAGDAFGRPLYTAREAVRLVSERNSELYKLKSGGIFRRRRRFSSSSMDNALKQVFRRKEDGRLLTLKDTCKPVLIPCFDLKSSAPFVFSRADASESPSFDFELWKVCRATSATPSRFKPFDLASVDGKTSCSAVDGGLVMNNPTAAAVTHVLHNKRDFPLVNGVEDLLVLSLGNGSSNAKACESRTCSTPSVVDIVLDGVSETIDQMLGNAFCWNRTNYVRIQAFGLGNEAMKKEEFLQERGLESLPFGGKRLLTETNGNRIDSFVQRLVATGKPSPPSSPCKDSAVNPLANGR, from the exons ATGGAGTTTAGTAAAGTCACTCTGGAGATCTTCTCCAAACTGGAGCACAAATGGCTCTCTCATTGTAAAGCTACCAACAAAACCCGCATTCTCAGCATTGACGGCGGAGGAACCACCGCCATTGTCGCCGGCGAAGCTCTCATCTACCTCGAGGATCAGATCCGTCTCCACACCTCCGATCCTCACGCTCAGGTAGCCGATTTCTTCGACATCGTCGCCGGCACCGGCATTGGCGCCATCCTCGCCGCCATGATCACCGCCGGCGACGCCTTCGGCAGGCCGCTCTACACCGCCAGGGAAGCCGTCCGTCTCGTTTCGGAGAGAAACTCCGAACTCTACAAGCTGAAATCCGGCGGAATCTTCCGCCGGCGCCGGAGATTCTCCTCCAGTAGCATGGACAACGCGTTGAAGCAAGTGTTCCGGAGAAAGGAGGACGGACGGTTGTTGACCTTGAAGGACACGTGTAAACCGGTCCTTATTCCTTGCTTCGACCTCAAGAGTTCCGCGCCGTTCGTGTTTTCGCGCGCCGACGCGTCCGAGTCTCCGAGCTTCGACTTCGAGCTCTGGAAGGTGTGCCGAGCCACGTCAGCGACGCCGAGCCGCTTCAAGCCATTCGACTTAGCTTCCGTCGACGGCAAGACCTCCTGCTCCGCCGTGGACGGCGGCCTTGTGATGAACAACCCTACGGCGGCGGCCGTCACGCACGTCCTCCACAACAAGCGCGATTTCCCGTTGGTTAACGGCGTGGAGGATCTCCTGGTCCTCTCCTTGGGGAACGGATCGTCGAACGCAAAAGCGTGCGAGAGTCGCACGTGCTCAACGCCGTCGGTGGTTGACATTGTACTCGACGGTGTTTCCGAGACCATTGACCAGATGTTGGGGAATGCCTTCTGCTGGAACCGTACGAACTACGTCAGAATCCAG GCGTTCGGCTTGGGAAATGAAgcaatgaagaaggaagagttTCTCCAAGAGAGGGGACTCGAATCGTTACCGTTTGGCGGGAAGCGGTTACTGACGGAGACTAATGGAAACAGAATAGATAGCTTCGTGCAACGTCTTGTTGCTACCGGAAAACCAAGCCCGCCGTCAAGTCCCTGCAAGGATTCCGCCGTCAACCCTCTCGCTAATGGccgctag